The following proteins come from a genomic window of Nostoc sp. ATCC 53789:
- a CDS encoding sugar ABC transporter permease: MNQLTPKNWIFIKQRLTPYLFLLPALVLLGLTVFLPALQAFYLSFTSYEDIAQPPQWIGLANFLKLWKDAVFWKTLENTFLYLVGVVPILVIAPLVLAILVNQKLRGMNWFRAAYYTPVVISMVVAGIAWKWLYAENGLLNQFLKALGLFPEGIPWLTSPAKIFGIIPISLASVMAVTVWKGLGYYMVIYLAGLQSIPADVYEAAAIDGSDGISKHWDITIPLMKPYLALVAVISAISATKVFEEVYIMTQGGPLSSSKTIVYYLYEQAFSNLEISYACTIGLVLFLIILGLSILRLVINQEGGDNITI; this comes from the coding sequence ATGAATCAATTAACACCTAAAAATTGGATATTCATCAAACAGCGACTTACCCCCTATTTATTTTTACTACCCGCCTTGGTTCTTTTGGGGTTAACAGTCTTTTTGCCTGCGCTGCAAGCGTTTTACCTCAGCTTTACTAGCTATGAAGATATCGCCCAGCCGCCACAATGGATAGGTTTAGCCAACTTTCTTAAACTTTGGAAGGATGCAGTTTTTTGGAAAACCTTAGAAAACACTTTTTTATATCTTGTGGGCGTAGTCCCAATTTTAGTAATTGCTCCCCTAGTGCTGGCAATTTTGGTAAATCAGAAACTGCGGGGGATGAATTGGTTTAGAGCAGCCTACTACACCCCAGTAGTAATTTCAATGGTGGTTGCAGGAATAGCTTGGAAATGGCTGTATGCAGAAAACGGATTACTGAATCAGTTTTTGAAAGCTTTGGGGCTTTTTCCAGAAGGTATTCCTTGGCTAACTAGCCCAGCGAAAATTTTTGGCATTATACCAATTTCTCTTGCCAGTGTCATGGCTGTCACCGTGTGGAAGGGACTAGGCTACTACATGGTGATTTATTTAGCGGGGTTGCAATCAATTCCTGCTGATGTATACGAAGCTGCTGCGATCGATGGTTCCGATGGTATTAGCAAACATTGGGATATTACCATACCTTTGATGAAGCCATATTTAGCATTAGTAGCGGTGATTTCAGCTATTTCTGCAACCAAAGTTTTTGAAGAAGTATACATTATGACCCAAGGGGGCCCACTCAGTAGCTCAAAAACGATCGTTTATTACCTATATGAGCAAGCTTTTAGTAACTTAGAAATCAGCTATGCTTGCACAATTGGTTTAGTCCTATTTTTGATAATTTTAGGGTTATCAATTTTGCGATTAGTTATCAATCAAGAGGGTGGAGATAATATCACAATCTGA
- a CDS encoding GIY-YIG nuclease family protein — translation METQHNPPIEHQNVPINHRGLHEFLYSSDDEHTAIEVSITPELANNGTEIIGLETWSASAQNAKIAGVYSVLDAERCTQYIGYSRNVLLSLNSHVTQNGQEKCAFVRVQAFKFPKRQDMEDLRDAWIAELETTPPGNASESEMWASTVGEATKAVMSQAERQAYEEKKLKLRKAMADTTLSKESETIDASIAERQRQLEAAVTNDDWSVIIDAQTQETKS, via the coding sequence ATGGAAACCCAGCACAACCCGCCAATTGAACATCAAAATGTCCCCATAAACCACCGTGGGCTACATGAATTTTTGTATAGTTCCGATGACGAACACACTGCCATTGAGGTGAGTATAACCCCTGAACTAGCAAACAATGGTACTGAAATCATTGGCCTTGAGACTTGGAGTGCATCTGCTCAGAACGCTAAAATTGCTGGTGTTTACTCAGTATTAGATGCAGAACGCTGCACGCAGTACATTGGCTATTCTCGAAATGTGTTGCTTTCCCTAAATAGTCATGTCACCCAAAATGGTCAGGAAAAGTGTGCTTTTGTGCGCGTGCAAGCATTCAAGTTCCCCAAGCGTCAAGATATGGAAGATTTGCGAGATGCGTGGATAGCAGAACTCGAAACCACACCACCTGGTAATGCGTCCGAAAGCGAAATGTGGGCTAGTACAGTAGGCGAAGCTACAAAGGCAGTAATGTCGCAGGCGGAACGTCAAGCCTACGAAGAGAAAAAGCTAAAGCTGCGGAAAGCAATGGCTGACACAACCCTCTCTAAAGAGTCAGAAACAATAGATGCGAGTATAGCCGAACGTCAGCGTCAGCTTGAAGCTGCTGTGACAAATGATGACTGGAGTGTAATTATCGACGCACAGACCCAAGAAACCAAATCTTAG